A part of Liolophura sinensis isolate JHLJ2023 chromosome 1, CUHK_Ljap_v2, whole genome shotgun sequence genomic DNA contains:
- the LOC135475675 gene encoding mucin-4-like isoform X2, which translates to MDARKASGSYLPLKNTARKSVPGTFNRCYLDSLPQTPLLPDIMEISQKDGELPHTLPEQLQKNYERDIQMDTREARIGNSQDGLSGNEKCSAEKTVKGKNLAVKTSKSVVHVKSSIVSNIVSGAHVGKNSGLQSTVSAVKDCLRADKENHQTENQQSKTAFTHNNTFSLPVRLKTSERGNVLKNTATKSQCDKVSLQGNCSGVRIDRNSVVQLEKLKTGLNNSSDYSNESGTQVNSGLSRTMNEMNKKNPGKNLMDKTPSHGLHRNVLHSKQKQCDEKPKESGFHEFVKKDFHESDLSGDTIRKKKSKGSKEMSKTETALSNGDSGMRTEHSEKKDEKAKRKKRTSEPDQCRDSCELLPDAKRKKQHSEREEKDISSDNSVGIVQQKSVSNGKKSDKNIQSAVLQASEKRMESGEIPHCDDLISKSASIVIEKDHQSLTESHKHEANSSMEGTCKHKELESSGQHKKGSSCTSSSEQDVQEKTNRSKKHSGNGKHKSSDKKNSEKGEMNEQQATFRRQDLGGTTKTIKRKLEVNELKSEQKHTSDGSGAKWKKMTGSPSYKSDKPEIGSVIKKRPEIPSQKHDTEKGNMKCSKERHKSVTESVSSEEEVPRTNGISSSKAKKESSESTIRSKMSTEVKRQKHLSESNIRQVDSLEISKEMSTENMSKTEPNSSINTKPGKQKQESKCGETTSTTKRKMYSSAPHTKKLDSAGKSNAEDTSKEKRINHSIESGDTQGTKKINHRRKCSDETGTKRVDKQRVSTDETRDRWIGNGTESQDMPGAKTKDHRNESQGKPGTMKIDLRSECQDMPGTKRIDQRNKSQDMSRTKRTDHRCESRSTSGTKRIDHRIESQDMPGTKRIDHRSESQYTPGTKRIAHRSESQYTPGTKRIDHRSESQYTPGTKRIDHRSESQYTLGTKRIDHRSESQYTPGTKRIDHGSESQYTPGTKRIDHRSESQYTPGTKRIDHGSESQYTPGTKRIDHGSESQYIPGTKRIDHGSESQYTPGTKKIDHRSESQYTPGTKRIDHNDDSQIMPGTKRINDKGESLDTPETKRIDHRNESQDVPGIKKIDHRSESQDKPGTKKIDDRSESQDAHMTKRIDHRSESHDTPGTKRMEHKSESQDTPATNRTDHRCESRDTPGTKRLDHRSESQDKPGTNRIDFGSESQGTYVTKMINGGSDSQDTPGTKTIHHRSESQDTPGTKRLDHRSESQDTPGTKRIEHRSESQNKTRNKGTHHRGESTATKGERIDLKNESQAKPRNKRIDGRSKPHKSADKRVNHKSESQTCREGSGLLDSSKTAKQKGRSQKGIQVEGSTDPPAKGMTSSKGTCKSQNSWKRMSETNTTELPSSDCRMDIVKEKGNPKSSNRRPGLFQNHINFTKNLYERKSQLTTDALTEITGKSEGSSLSVTESFGTEDDGLNNDQESVFMDTTLTNNCQSKTQSSDVTVLDQTVGRNNSNLSHDKCDRANQAQNVLSSNNTEINQSLKTMDNEQWVRKKKSSSEMNSLNKSSSEVKNGQPVQGGKQRKDICEEQDQVSVVMDLHGKDEQLAENGSTVPSDKLRIYEKTLPSGATWEDLVPQMTQKGPDQKDKGHPAEICSGVHHDKVSNLKNPSGQPVSTWSRSISLDSEVHTKPRERRRMGSADASKLSHTTLRDKMKKKYSAFCGIRNQKVKQARHVTRHIPPHDKLEDSLDESSPGSPGDRLFIATDEECDNSVPDTQLAFGNNELDPVQKSHVSKGGEQQSSDKLAEISANGNSDKEDGRQSILVSCSNEKSGPSSRSSSSIQNIEKAHQSSKMSLLVEPCDGQAEIQQPKVRKPEPLNLFERLLSEGFPDEYAMQQEGLKSQSSKTRVVTNPNTSKVQAQGDFGRNTQHKRKKVLNSSQAKELFPAHQASVSSDVNTSSYRSESSVSATPSVSDDKLLVANKGGSPGEASPQQPGGCPECLPPSDKGGNVMECSKTHRLSSDSNRSIQLHEDIIPSEGIVNSFTVNNSTDEVVSDTSNNASSFPMEDLTNSGGNDDHETRGGHSSGDVCGSYNSSQTQNYASFAVGKRMTNSSQETHLSTLREFIEENAMGRVSKREEDNSNELHVTKFVKIEPGICSESTTSHELHTETGRSVRQGSEHPDQDRTGETSASISSIGAHFNLPVEPVIRSAERIVTGITGKQSHHQISPFSKTRCWHIPQAEEPPSDFRSTAEGSSSNRKTSEQVVRFHVELESDQQRSADTDCSEQRGSTNMSPERGSTNMSPERGSTNMSPERGSTNMSPERGSTSISPERGSTSISAERGSTSISPERFSTSISAERGSTNMSPERGSTSISLERGSTSISAERGSTNMSPERGSTSISPERGSTDISLERGSINISAERGSTNISAERGNTNISAERGSNLLGETNHRSGLTHPREPNGQHAHEEAVEVNPRDRWKRTCIPVTHCKITTKGTLLTSSGVVWPQLFFVPGNRCICCITCCQWMNPLDFLLHYDMLPPGVEIQPLLSLSKHEIQPYGKLSKEQKLLWDQFCCDLKNAKERWAVNKEPEPPAAWHIAQAQAKQTLPCVATSGHVQVEVPGQQSPQECRDDPSTRPHDSLFEGSVALWPTDDQFSSERLQNMSSVGMSGITPQATPQTSVSKGPVALQKLVSSNRPGIPLQRQASGTLSRGVSAIQERAPAVSAQGSAENRSCRLTSAVGTDPAPLYQQPVPDQFQGCHPIAQRHNEIQMRDLCPVRLKQMSLSQHSNAVWPNPTPSGLNYAASFQTLPLTGQNPDPSSEHLPLSFQNHGASLQNLPMSGQNPDIPSQNHALSRRNHVASLQNHMTQYNHTRLNMNYTASFPHQYHITPLRNQTSVVLENASQNHPSAHSPAADDQTPVMLHSVTNFDALGHNHSSSVRNNISSSAHQNSSVQACNSGSKNCTLSVVRENRISAEQSTVANRVLSKQNSTSSLSPTSATQTNRTSLMQNSLSAQQNYLVESPTSPIQKPTSSLQKPTSSMQNEMGAAKHVFDQKRSPAQGTGSVLCAQTVATRNTSPAQDTGPVLCAHTVAARNRCPAQDTDPILCAQTVAARKKNLSADHVMLSSPDNLSRIHRRLSGQNCGSVPQNKASAMQSCSSSAENVTMNNYSTGNPTVIEHNQGSKNYKPRSSCVITNPQLLANESRTSDSPRVHGRDTAHNNAQSLLYESPETQNSADTLRILMWSQRCHNRILRSLCTERNTQKEEIKKLKLQLLDEIREKD; encoded by the exons ATGGATGCCAGAAAAGCAAGTGGATCATACCTGCCTCTAAAGAACACAGCTCGGAAAAGTGTACCAGGGACTTTCAATCGGTGTTATTTGGATAGTTTACCACAAACTCCTCTTCTTCCGGATATCATGGAAATCTCTCAAAAAGATGGTGAATTGCCTCATACCTTACCAGAGCAACTTCAGAAAAATTATGAAAGAGATATTCAAATGGACACAAGAGAGGCAAGGATAGGAAACAGTCAAGATGGTTTAAGTGGTAATGAAAAGTGTTCTGCAGAGAAGACGGTAAAGGGAAAGAATCTTGCAGTGAAAACCTCCAAATCTGTAGTGCATGTGAAAAGTTCCATTGTGTCAAACATTGTGTCAGGAGCACATGTTGGTAAAAATTCCGGCTTGCAGTCCACTGTGTCAGCTGTGAAAGACTGTTTGAGGGCTGACAAGGAAAATCATCAGACAGAAAATCAACAGTCAAAGACTGCATTCACTCATAATAACACATTTTCTCTTCCTGTTAGGCTAAAAACAAGTGAGAGAGGGAACGTATTGAAAAACACTGCTACAAAATCTCAATGTGACAAGGTCTCACTACAAGGTAATTGTAGTGGTGTTCGAATtgacagaaattctgttgtgcAACTGGAGAAATTAAAAACAGGACTGAACAACTCCTCAGATTACAGTAATGAAAGTGGTACTCAAGTGAATTCTGGTCTTAGCAGAACtatgaatgaaatgaataagAAAAATCCTGGCAAGAATTTAATGGACAAAACACCCAGCCATGGATTACATAGGAATGTTTTGCACAGTAAGCAAAAACAGTGTGATGAGAAACCAAAAGAGAGTGGTTTTCATGAGTTCGTGAAGAAGGATTTCCATGAAAGTGATCTGTCGGGTGATACCATTCGAAAGAAGAAAAGTAAGGGGAGCAAGGAAATGAGCAAAACAGAGACTGCATTATCGAACGGAGATAGTGGGATGAGAACagaacattctgaaaaaaaagatgaGAAAGCTAAGAGAAAGAAGCGTACTAGTGAACCAGACCAATGCAGAGATAGCTGTGAACTCTTACCTGATGCTAAGAGGAAAAAGCAACATTCTGAAAGGGAAGAGAAGGATATTTCATCAGATAATTCAGTGGGAATAGTTCAACAAAAGTCAGTgtcaaatggaaaaaaaagtgacaaaaatatCCAGTCTGCTGTTTTGCAGGCAAGTGAGAAAAGAATGGAATCTGGTGAGATTCCTCACTGTGATGATCTCATTTCCAAAAGTGCGAGTATTGTCATTGAAAAAGATCACCAAAGCTTGACTGAATCACACAAACATGAAGCAAACTCATCTATGGAAGGTACTTGTAAACATAAAGAACTAGAGTCATCTGGTCAGCACAAAAAAGGATCTTCATGTACTAGTTCATCAGAACAAGATGTACAAGAAAAGACTAACAGGAGTAAGAAACACTCTGGGAATGGGAAACACAAGTCATCTGATAAGAAAAACTCCGAGAAAGGAGAAATGAACGAACAGCAGGCAACATTTAGGAGGCAAGATTTAGGAGGTACCACGAAGACCATCAAGAGGAAATTAGAAGTAAATGAGTTGAAGAgtgaacaaaaacacacatcGGATGGCAGTGGTGCTAAATGGAAGAAGATGACTGGGTCACCTAGCTACAAGAGTGATAAACCTGAGATTGGCAGTGTAATCAAGAAGAGGCCAGAAATTCCAAGTCAGAAACATGACACAGAAAAAGGCAACATGAAATGCAGTAAGGAGAGACATAAGTCAGTCACTGAGTCAGTGAGCAGCGAGGAAGAGGTACCTCGGACAAATGGTATAAGTTCATCCAAGGCCAAAAAGGAATCTAGTGAATCAACCATTCGTAGTAAAATGTCCACTGAAGTCAAAAGGCAAAAACACCTGAGTGAATCAAACATTCGGCAAGTTGATTCATTGGAGATCTCAAAGGAAATGAGTACAGAAAACATGTCAAAGACGGAACCAAATTCCTCTATCAACACAAAGCCTGGCAAGCAGAAACAGGAGAGTAAATGTGGGGAAACTACATCTACTACCAAGCGAAAAATGTACTCGAGCGCTCCTCATACCAAAAAACTGGATTCAGCAGGCAAGTCTAATGCAGAAGATACTTCTAAAGAAAAGAGGATAAATCATTCAATAGAATCTGGAGATACTCAAGGGACCAAGAAGAtaaatcacagaagaaaatgttcAGATGAGACAGGGACCAAGAGAGTAGATAAACAGAGGGTATCTACAGATGAGACAAGAGACAGATGGATAGGTAACGGAACTGAATCTCAAGATATGCCAGGAGCAAAAACCAAAGATCATAGAAATGAATCTCAAGGTAAGCCAGGAACCATGAAGATAGATCTTAGAAGTGAATGTCAAGATATGCCGGGAACCAAGAGGAtagatcaaagaaataaatctcaAGATATGTCAAGAACCAAAAGGACAGATCATAGATGTGAATCTCGCAGTACTTCTGGGACTAAGAGGATAGATCATAGAATTGAATCTCAAGATATGCCAGGAACCAAGAGGATAGATCATAGGAGTGAATCTCAATATACTCCAGGAACCAAGAGGATAGCTCATAGGAGTGAATCTCAATATACTCCAGGAACCAAGAGGATTGATCATAGGAGTGAATCTCAATATACTCCAGGAACCAAGAGGATTGATCATAGGAGTGAATCTCAATATACTCTAGGAACCAAGAGGATAGATCATAGGAGTGAATCTCAATATACTCCAGGAACCAAGAGGATAGATCATGGGAGTGAATCTCAATATACTCCAGGAACCAAGAGGATAGATCATAGGAGTGAATCTCAATATACTCCAGGAACCAAGAGGATAGATCATGGGAGTGAATCTCAATATACTCCAGGAACCAAGAGGATAGATCATGGGAGTGAATCTCAATATATTCCAGGAACCAAGAGGATAGATCATGGGAGTGAATCTCAATATACTCCAGGAACCAAGAAGATAGATCATAGGAGTGAATCTCAGTATACTCCAGGAACCAAGAGGATTGATCATAATGATGATTCTCAAATCATGCCTGGAACCAAGAGGATAAATGATAAAGGTGAATCTCTAGATACTCCAGAGACTAAGAGGATAGATCATAGGAATGAATCTCAAGATGTGCCGGGAATCAAAAAGATAGATCATAGAAGTGAATCTCAAGATAAGCCAGGAACCAAGAAGATAGATGATAGGAGTGAATCTCAAGATGCACATATGACGAAGAGGATAGATCATAGAAGTGAATCTCATGATACACCTGGCACCAAGAGGATGGAACATAAAAGTGAATCTCAAGATACTCCAGCGACCAATAGGACAGATCATAGATGTGAATCTCGCGATACTCCAGGAACCAAGAGGTTAGATCATAGAAGTGAATCTCAAGATAAGCCAGGAACCAACAGGATAGATTTTGGGAGTGAATCTCAAGGTACATATGTGACCAAGATGATTAATGGTGGAAGTGATTCCCAAGATACCCCAGGGACCAAGACGATACATCATAGAAGTGAATCTCAAGATACACCTGGGACCAAGAGGTTAGATCATAGAAGTGAATCTCAAGATACACCTGGGACCAAGAGGATAGAACATAGAAGTGAAtctcaaaataaaacaagaaacaagGGGACACATCACAGGGGTGAATCTACAGCTACAAAAGGGGAAAGGATAGATCTTAAGAATGAGTCACAAGCCAAACCCAGAAACAAGAGGATAGATGGTAGAAGTAAACCACATAAGTCAGCAGACAAGAGGGTAAATCATAAGAGTGAATCTCAGACATGCAGAGAAGGGTCTGGATTATTAGATTCCTCCAAGACAGCTAAGCAGAAAGGAAGAAGCCAGAAAGGCATCCAGGTTGAGGGATCAACTGATCCACCGGCTAAAGGAATGACTTCAtcaaaaggtacatgtaaaagccAAAACTCATGGAAGCGTATGAGTGAAACTAACACCACGGAACTTCCCTCATCAGATTGTCGTATGGACATTGTAAAGGAAAAGGGCAATCCCAAGTCATCTAACCGGAGACCTGGTTTGTTTCAAAACCATATAAACTTTACAAAGAATTTATATGAAAGGAAAAGCCAATTGACAACTGACGCATTGACAGAAATTACAGGGAAATCAGAAGGAAGTAGTTTATCTGTGACAGAAAGTTTTGGGACTGAGGATGATGGTTTAAACAATGACCAGGAGAGTGTTTTTATGGATACCACTTTAACAAACAATTGTCAGAGCAAAACGCAAAGCTCAGACGTTACTGTCCTGGACCAAACTGTGGGAAGAAATAATAGCAACTTGTCACATGACAAATGTGACAGAGCGAACCAAGCACAAAACGTTCTCTCATCaaataacactgaaataaatcaaagtctGAAGACAATGGATAATGAGCAGTGGGTTAGAAAGAAAAAGTCTTCCAGTGAGATGAATTCATTGAATAAAAGCAGCAGTGAAGTTAAAAATGGACAACCAGTTCAGGGTGGGAAACAAAGGAAGGACATATGTGAAGAGCAAGACCAAGTCAGTGTCGTGATGGACTTGCATGGAAAGGATGAACAACTAGCCGAAAATGGCTCAACAGTTCCTTCTGACAAGCTCAGGATCTATGAGAAAACATTGCCTTCTGGTGCAACCTGGGAAGACCTGGTCCCACAGATGACACAGAAAGGCCCTGACCAAAAAGACAAGGGACATCCAGCTGAAATCTGTTCAGGAGTTCATCATGATAAGGTCAGCAACCTCAAAAATCCTTCTGGTCAACCTGTGAGTACATGGAGTAGAAGCATCTCCCTAGACAGTGAAGTTCACACAAAACCAAGAGAGAGAAGAAGAATGGGGTCAGCAGATGCCTCTAAGCTATCCCATACTACTTTAAGAGATAAAATGAAGAAGAAGTATTCTGCATTTTGTGGAATTCGCAATCAGAAAGTCAAGCAAGCAAGACATGTGACGAGGCATATTCCTCCTCATGATAAATTAGAAGACAGCTTAGACGAGAGCTCACCTGGTAGTCCAGGTGATAGACTGTTCATCGCAACAGATGAGGAATGTGACAACAGTGTTCCAGACACACAACTAGCCTTTGGAAATAATGAACTTGATCCTGTACAGAAATCCCATGTAAGCAAAGGTGGAGAGCAACAATCTTCAGATAAGTTAGCTGAAATCTCTGCAAATGGCAACAGCGATAAAGAGGATGGTAGGCAGAGCATTCTTGTTTCCTGTTCCAATGAAAAGAGTGGTCCTTCCAGTAGGTCGTCATCCTCCATACAGAACATAGAAAAGGCACACCAAAGCAgcaaaatgtctcttttggtaGAGCCATGTGATGGTCAAGCCGAGATTCAGCAACCAAAAGTGAGGAAGCCAGAACCACTTAACCTTTTTGAGAGGTTGCTCAGTGAAGGGTTTCCTGATGAGTATGCAATGCAACAAGAAGGGCTCAAGTCCCAGTCCAGTAAGACAAGAGTTGTTACTAACCCCAACACCTCCAAGGTACAGGCACAAGGGGACTTTGGTAGAAATACTCAGCATAAAAGGAAAAAAGTCTTGAATAGCAGCCAAGCAAAGGAACTTTTTCCTGCACATCAAGCATCTGTTAGTAGTGATGTGAATACATCAAGTTATAGATCTGAATCCAGTGTTTCTGCTACCCCCTCAGTTAGTGATGACAAACTCCTTGTTGCTAATAAAGGTGGTAGTCCTGGTGAAGCAAGTCCCCAGCAACCTGGTGGATGTCCAGAATGTTTGCCCCCCAGTGACAAAGGGGGTAATGTCATGGAATGTTCAAAGACTCATCGCTTGTCAAGTGACTCTAATCGCAGTATTCAGCTTCACGAAGACATTATACCAAGTGAAGGCATTGTGAATTCGTTCACTGTAAACAACAGCACCGATGAAGTTGTTAGTGATACTTCAAATAATGCTTCAAGTTTTCCAATGGAGGATCTGACAAACAGTGGTGGTAATGATGACCATGAAACACGTGGAGGTCATAGTTCAGGTGATGTCTGTGGATCATATAATTCCAGTCAAACTCAGAACTACGCAAGTTTTGCTGTTGGAAAAAGAATGACCAATAGCAGTCAAGAAACACATTTAAGCACTCTGAGAGAATTCATTGAGGAAAACGCTATGGGAAGAGTTAGCAAAAGAGAAGAGGATAATAGTAATGAACTGCATGTcacaaaatttgtgaaaatagaGCCTGGTATTTGCAGTGAATCTACCACATCCCATGAGCTACACACTGAAACTGGCAGAAGTGTGAGGCAAGGCAGTGAACATCCGGACCAGGACAGAACAGGAGAGACAAGTGCAAGCATTAGCTCTATAGGTGCTCACTTCAACCTTCCTGTTGAGCCAGTAATAAGATCAGCTGAGCGGATTGTAACTGGCATCACAGGAAAACAGTCCCATCATCAAATCTCCCCGTTCTCAAAAACCAGATGTTGGCACATACCACAAGCAGAAGAGCCACCTTCTGACTTCAGGTCCACAGCTGAAGGCAGCAGTTCAAATAGAAAGACTAGTGAGCAAGTAGTACGTTTTCATGTAGAACTTGAATCTGATCAACAGAGGAGTGCTGACACTGATTGTTCAGAGCAAAGGGGCAGTACAAATATGTCACCAGAAAGGGGCAGTACAAATATGTCACCAGAAAGGGGCAGTACAAATATGTCACCAGAAAGGGGCAGTACAAATATGTCACCAGAAAGGGGCAGTACAAGTATCTCACCAGAAAGGGGCAGTACAAGTATCTCAGCAGAAAGGGGCAGTACAAGTATCTCACCAGAAAGGTTCAGTACAAGTATCTCAGCAGAAAGGGGCAGTACAAACATGTCACCAGAAAGGGGCAGTACAAGTATCTCACTAGAAAGGGGCAGTACAAGTATCTCAGCAGAAAGGGGCAGTACAAATATGTCACCAGAAAGGGGCAGTACAAGTATCTCACCAGAAAGGGGCAGTACAGATATCTCACTAGAAAGGGGCAGTATAAATATCTCAGCAGAAAGGGGCAGTACAAATATCTCAGCAGAAAGAGGCAATACAAATATCTCAGCAGAAAGAGGCAGCAACCTGCTAGGGGAGACGAACCACAGAAGTGGTCTTACACATCCAAGAGAACCAAATGGACAGCATGCGCATGAAGAAGCTGTGGAAGTAAACCCTAGGGATCGTTGGAAGAGAACTTGTATACCTGTTACTCACTGCAAGATTACAACAAAGGGAACTTTGTTAACATCAAGCGGGGTTGTCTGGCCACAGCTCTTTTTTGTTCCCGGGAACAGGTGCATCTGTTGCATAACATGTTGTCAGTGGATGAACCCCCTGGACTTTTTGCTTCATTATGATATGTTGCCACCCGGTGTAGAGATCCAGCCACTACTTTCTTTGTCAAAGCATGAGATACAGCCATATGGAAAGCTGTCTAAAGAGCAAAAACTTCTTTGGGATCAATTCTGTTGTGATTTAAAGAATGCAAAGGAACG ttgGGCAGTGAATAAGGAACCTGAGCCACCTGCAGCTTGGCACATCGCACAAGCACAAGCCAAACAAACACTACCCTGTGTGGCCACTAGTGGGCATGTACAAGTAGAGGTGCCTGGTCAGCAGTCTCCACAGGAATGTAGGGATGACCCATCTACCAGACCCCATGATTCACTGTTTGAGGGAAGTGTAGCCTTGTGGCCTACGGATGACCAGTTTTCCAGTGAACGCCTGCAGAACATGTCCAGTGTAGGAATGTCTGGTATCACCCCCCAGGCAACCCCTCAAACCTCTGTGTCTAAGGGTCCAGTTGCCTTACAGAAACTTGTCTCTTCAAACAGGCCTGGCATCCCACTCCAGAGACAGGCTTCAGGAACACTTTCCCGTGGTGTGTCTGCAATACAGGAGCGTGCCCCTGCTGTCAGTGCCCAAGGTTCAGCTGAGAACAGATCTTGCAGACTTACATCAGCAGTAGGAACAGACCCAGCACCATTGTACCAACAACCTGTACCAGATCAGTTTCAAGGTTGTCATCCCATTGCCCAAAGACATAATGAGATTCAGATGAGAGACCTCTGCCCAGTTAGGCTGAAACAGATGTCTTTAAGTCAGCACTCCAATGCTGTATGGCCAAACCCTACTCCATCAGGCCTGAACTATGCTGCATCGTTTCAGACTCTTCCGCTGACTGGTCAGAACCCTGACCCATCATCAGAGCACCTTCCATTGTCATTTCAGAACCATGGTGCATCATTACAGAACCTTCCAATGTCTGGTCAGAACCCTGACATACCATCACAGAACCATGCATTGTCAAGGCGCAACCATGTTGCATCATTACAGAATCATATGACACAATACAACCATACTAgattaaatatgaactatacTGCATCATTTCCTCACCAATATCATATCACACCACTGAGAAACCAGACCTCAGTAGTTCTCGAAAATGCTTCACAAAACCATCCTTCTGCCCATTCTCCAGCAGCAGATGACCAAACACCAGTGATGCTTCATTCTGTGACTAACTTTGATGCTTTGGGACATAACCATTCTTCATCTGTGAGGAACAATATATCTTCATCAGCACACCAGAATTCTTCTGTACAGGCTTGCAATTCTGGGTCTAAGAACTGTACTTTGTCTGTTGTGAGAGAGAATCGGATATCAGCTGAGCAGAGTACAGTGGCGAATCGTGTTTTATCAAAGCAGAATTCTACCTCATCACTGAGTCCCACATCTGCTACACAGACGAATCGAACTTCTCTGATGCAGAATTCTCTGTCCGCTCAACAGAATTATTTAGTGGAGAGTCCTACGTCACCAATACAGAAACCCACCTCATCATTACAGAAACCCACCTCATCAATGCAGAATGAGATGGGAGCAGCAAAGCATGTTTTTGATCAAAAAAGAAGCCCAGCCCAGGGTACTGGCTCTGTTTTGTGTGCTCAGACTGTAGCTACCAGAAACACAAGCCCAGCCCAGGATACCGGCCCTGTTTTGTGTGCTCATACTGTAGCTGCCAGGAACAGATGCCCAGCCCAGGATACTGACCCTATTTTGTGTGCTCAGACTGTAGCTGCCAGGAAGAAGAACCTATCTGCTGACCATGTAATGCTGTCATCACCAGACAACTTGTCACGGATTCACAGACGATTGTCTGGACAGAATTGTGGGTCTGTACCTCAGAACAAAGCCTCAGCAATGCAGAGTTGTTCTTCATCTGCTGAGAATGTGACTATGAACAATTATTCAACAGGGAACCCTACTGTAATAGAACATAACCAAGGGTCTAAGAACTATAAACCAAGATCATCCTGCGTGATCACTAATCCTCAACTGCTGGCAAATGAATCACGGACCTCTGATAGCCCGAGAGTGCATGGCAGGGATACAGCGCATAACAACGCTCAATCATTACTGTATGAGTCGCCAGAAACACAGAACTCTGCAG ATACACTACGTATTTTGATGTGGTCACAGAGATGTCATAACAGAATTTTGAGGAGCCTTTGCACAGAGAGAAATACTCAGAAAG AAGAGATTAAGAAGTTAAAACTTCAACTGTTGGATGAAATCCGAGAAAAGGACTGA